In Drosophila nasuta strain 15112-1781.00 chromosome 2R, ASM2355853v1, whole genome shotgun sequence, a single genomic region encodes these proteins:
- the LOC132784610 gene encoding atrial natriuretic peptide receptor 1 isoform X3: MGACVPYMTSLPWYDKNDTDFNNERAKKAYTAMLTVTPKQPNDDAYTKVSNEIKDIASAKYNYTFSENEPISAFVTSFFDGVLLYANALNESIREDPNMLTRPINGTDIVRRMWNRSFTGITGNVTIDSNGDRISAYSLLDMNPDTGRFEIVAHFLHNRLEFESEKEIHWAGGREQAPPDRPICGYDGSLCPDNSLPGYAILSIILATLIIIMAVCFFFGYRHYIAEAEINSMSWKVSLEDVMFRDSADHGMRGSFHSLVKQSSQLTLMSEDMVSINGDRQIFIPVGMYRKSKVAIKSIEVQNVQTVLSRSLMLELKRMKDLQHDHLVKFYGACLDQRRSFLLTEYCPKGSLQDILENEQFQLDWMFKLSLMHDIVRGMQFLHSSDIRSHGNLKSSNCVVDSRFVLKITDFGLHSLRRTHNDVESDIENCNSHAYWRKLLWTAPELLRMETHRAPEGTQKGDVYSFGIIVHEITTRQGPFYLGNCVHKTPQEIVELVKTYQGQTMQGKPFRPELQQCGDTKADVIGIIKRCWAEDPVERPDFNTLKSMIRKFNKDNETGNIVDNLLKRMEMYANNLEELVEERTQDYLEEKKKCEKLLYQLLPQSVAAQLISGQPVVAETFDQVTIYFSDIVGFTAISAESTPMQVVQFLNDLYTCFDSIVENFDVYKVETIGDAYMVVSGLPIRNENYHAREIARLALALLEAVHNFRIHHRPSDRLKLRIGLHTGPCVAGVVGQKMPRYCLFGDTVNTASRMESNGEALKIHISETTKLALDEFGSFVTTRRGLVPMKGKGEMLTYWLEGEMPNPMPDSLISPKKLMLTRRSSLKQPQRQPHAFYKQYSELGVVTSLAPAVPALALPSVDKETSPNLRVKRKISSSSPKLNGNCFDHNAQQKTEENNYYLDAGQHQHPCDIYSSRSLRSVEAEGHGNSNESTRENGNGVPTTTSDSWELAHFRLPLSGTLKSHTHSHMLHGHHAQSTSSSNLSGILQPTPQTKNRLKPSPTISTLLRTSRSDTSATETGSTGSGQRIKFADCDETPLLSNKVPSLPTAATVVSLDRSGSSCSNQNIPGLSGDNPYGYLVKNYKQFLSKATPVSNNHGHGSGHGHGHGHRHDLSITEDFPRPPVVSLGTGGNAVTQPLLAKINS, from the exons ATGGGGGCGtg TGTGCCATATATGACCTCGCTGCCCTGGTATGATAAGAATGATACCGATTTTAACAATGAACGCGCCAAGAAAGCGTACACAGCAATGTTAACGGTCACGCCGAAGCAGCCAAATGACGATGCTTACACAAAGGTGTCCAATGAG ATAAAAGACATCGCATCTGCCAAATACAATTACACATTTAGCGAGAATGAGCCAATCTCAGCATTCGTGACTTCCTTTTTCGATGGCGTCCTCCTGTATGCCAACGCCCTCAATGAGAGCATCCGCGAAGACCCGAACATGCTAACCAGACCCATTAATGGTACGGATATTGTGCGTCGCATGTGGAATCGTAGTTTCACTGGAATCACTGGTAACGTGACAATTGACTCGAATGGAGACCGGATTTCGGCATATTCCTTGCTGGATATGAATCCCGACACAGGTCGCTTTGAGATTGTCGCGCACTTTCTGCACAATCGTTTAGAGTTCGAATCGGAAAAGGAAATCCATTGGGCTGGAGGTCGGGAGCAAGCGCCACCCGATCGTCCCATATGTGGTTATGATGGCTCACTCTGTCCAGACAATT cgTTGCCTGGTTATGCGATCCTCTCGATTATTCTTGCCACATTAATAATCATAATGGCGGTGTGCTTCTTCTTTGGATATCGCCATTACATAGCTGAAGCGGAGATCAATTCGATGAGCTGGAAGGTCTCATTAGAGGATGTCATGTTTCGTGATTCAGCAGATCATGGCATGCGCGGCTCTTTCCATTCGCTAGTCAAGCAAAGCTCGCAGCTTACTCTTATGTCCGAGGACATGGTATCGATCAATGGAGATCGCCAAATCTTCATTCCCGTTGGCATGTACAGGAAGAGCAAGGTGGCTATTAAGTCCATCGAAGTGCAAAATGTGCAGACTGTGTTATCGCGCAGCCTAATGCTGGAGCTAAAGCGCATGAAGGATTTGCAACACGATCACTTGGTAAAGTTCTATGGTGCCTGTCTGGATCAGCGTCGGAGTTTTCTTCTTACCGAATACTGTCCTAAAGGCTCGCTACAGGATATACTGGAAAACGAGCAATTCCAACTGGACTGGATGTTCAAACTGTCTTTGATGCACGACATTGTCCGTGGCATGCAGTTTCTTCACAGCTCTGACATTCGCTCCCATGGTAATCTTAAGTCCTCCAATTGCGTGGTCGACTCAAGATTTGTCTTGAAGATTACCGACTTCGGATTGCATAGCTTGCGACGGACTCATAACGATGTTGAAAGTGACATCGAAAACTGTAATAGTCATGCCTATTGGAGGA AACTCCTGTGGACAGCTCCAGAATTATTAAGGATGGAGACTCACCGTGCTCCAGAGGGAACTCAAAAAGGCGATGTATACTCATTTGGCATTATTGTTCACGAGATAACCACAAGACAAGGTCCATTTTATTTGGGCAATTGTGTACACAAGACGCCTCAAG AGATCGTTGAGTTGGTTAAAACCTATCAAGGGCAGACAATGCAGGGTAAACCCTTTCGTCCAGAGCTACAGCAGTGCGGCGATACCAAAGCGGACGTGATTGGTATTATAAAACGCTGTTGGGCTGAAGATCCAGTGGAGCGACCAGACTTCAATACTCTCAAATCCATGATTCGCAAGTTCAATAA GGATAATGAGACCGGAAATATTGTTGACAATCTACTGAAGCGCATGGAAATGTATGCCAATAATCTGGAGGAGCTAGTCGAGGAGCGCACCCAAGACTATCTcgaagagaagaagaaatgCGAGAAGCTGCTATATCAATTACTACCCCAGAGTGTCGCCGCCCAGTTGATCAGCGGTCAACCTGTTGTAGCCGAGACCTTTGACCAAGTCACCATCTACTTCAGCGACATTGTTGGCTTCACAGCGATCTCAGCTGAGAGCACGCCCATGCAAGTTGTTCAGTTTCTTAACGATCTATATACCTGCTTCGACTCCATTGTCGAGAACTTCGATGTGTACAAGGTGGAGACAATAGGTGATGCCTACATGGTGGTCTCGGGCTTGCCAATACGCAATGAGAATTATCATGCCCGAGAAATCGCTCGCCTTGCATTGGCTCTGCTCGAAGCAGTTCACAACTTCAGGATACATCACAGACCAAGTGATCGCTTAAAGCTCCGGATTGGCCTACACACTGGCCCCTGTGTGGCAGGAGTGGTTGGCCAAAAAATGCCTCGATATTGTCTCTTTGGGGACACTGTAAACACTGCATCACGCATGGAGTCCAACGGCGAAGCGCTGAAGATTCATATTAGCGAAACAACCAAGTTGGCATTGGATGAGTTCGGTAGCTTTGTGACCACACGTCGCGGCCTAGTACCCATGAAGGGAAAGGGTGAAATGCTAACCTACTGGCTCGAGGGCGAGATGCCCAACCCGATGCCCGATTCCCTGATATCGCCCAAAAAACTAATGCTAACGAGGCGTTCATCACTGAAACAACCACAACGTCAGCCACACGCCTTCTACAAACAATACTCAGAGCTGGGCGTAGTGACCTCTTTGGCACCAGCAGTTCCGGCTTTAGCGCTCCCATCCGTAGACAAGGAAACCTCGCCCAATCTGCGGGTGAAGCGAAAGATTAGCTCCAGTTCTCCGAAGCTAAATGGCAACTGCTTCGACCACAATGCGCAACAGAAGACTGAGGAAAATAATTACTATTTAGATGCTGGGCAACATCAACACCCATGTGACATCTACAGCAGTCGCTCGTTACGCAGCGTGGAAGCAGAAGGACATGGAAACAGCAATGAAAGTACAAGGGAAAACGGAAATGGTGTGCCTACAACTACTAGCGATAGTTGGGAACTAGCACACTTTCGCCTGCCACTGAGTGGAACGCTGAAAAGCCACACTCATAGTCATATGCTCCATGGCCACCATGCGCAATCCACCTCTAGTTCGAATCTGAGTGGCATTCTGCAACCGACACCGCAAACAAAGAACCGCTTAAAACCATCGCCCACGATCTCAACACTGCTAAGGACAAGTCGTAGCGATACTTCCGCTACAGAAACTGGCAGCACGGGCAGTGGACAGCGAATAAAGTTTGCCGATTGCGATGAAACCCCGTTGCTTAGCAATAAAGTTCCATCACTGCCAACAGCTGCGACAGTGGTCAGTTTGGACCGGAGTGGAAGCAGCTGCAGTAATCAGAACATTCCAGGCCTGAGTGGCGATAATCCTTATGGCTATCTAGTCAAGAATTATAAGCAGTTTCTATCAAAGGCTACACCCGTCTCGAATAACCATGGACACGGTTCTGGTCATGGGCATGGTCACGGACACAGACATGACCTATCTATAACAGAAGATTTTCCACGTCCACCTGTAGTTTCACTTGGAACGGGAGGCAATGCCGTGACGCAACCACTATTGGCCAAAATCAATTCATAG
- the LOC132784612 gene encoding uncharacterized protein LOC132784612 — protein sequence MSSNLHHLKFFSPYFMTVETIEDLLTVSKSCHSDIGYDINLYNVREALAEIKIRNLLIHTTRESGGIEIFSLRPRQPTDAEIIFGDCSCKMLFCNRGIFKRGWDKSRIGWLWDLEHLNRLDKLHHIWREFGSSKNFPHRLRDPPLITMRRTVVEKPKKVGCWSWLHHNCGYVSDSESWDVAQSGLRI from the exons ATGTCATCCAACCTGCATCATCTGAAGTTCTTTTCTCCGTACTTTATGACTGTGGAAACGATTGAAGATCTGTTGACAGTTAGTAAATCCTGTCATAGCGACATTGGTTATGACATTAATCTCTATAATGTTCGAGAGGCCCTAGCCGAGATTAAAATTCGAAATCTTTTGATCCATACTACGCGGGAGAGCGGAGGCATAGAGATATTTTCCCTTCGACCAAGAC AGCCTACTGATGCAGAGATTATTTTCGGAGATTGCAGCTGCAAGATGCTGTTTTGTAATCGAGGAATATTTAAAAGGGGCTGGGATAAATCTCGCATCGGTTGGTTGTGGGATCTGGAACACTTGAACCGATTAGATAAACTTCATCATATCTGGCGGGAGTTCGGTTCAAGTAAGAACTTCCCCCACAGATTGAGGGACCCACCATTAATTACAATGCGGCGTACTGTGGTAGAGAAACCTAAAAAGGTCGGATGCTGGAGTTGGCTCCATCACAATTGTGGTTATGTTTCTGATAGCGAAAGTTGGGATGTTGCCCAAAGTGGCCTAAGAATATGA